The following DNA comes from Vigna radiata var. radiata cultivar VC1973A chromosome 4, Vradiata_ver6, whole genome shotgun sequence.
ACCTACCATTCCATAATCTAACTATCTCATCTCTATAAAACCCCTTCAAATATTCACAACCTCAACATCATTCTTCCTTCAACTGCAACTGCAACTTTCTCCTCTATCATGGCTAGCCCTCTGCTTTTTCAGGTTACCTGCGTGCTTGTGGTGCTGATTGTTGGTTTTGGACAGATTATTCCCTTGGCAGAAGCAGATATTCCATGTGGCTCGTTGCAACTCACTGTGGCACCATGCATAGGCTACCTAACGGGTCCTGCTGGTAGACCCATCCCTGCAGCATGCTGCAACGGTGTCAAGCGCATCAACAACCAAGCCAAGTCCACCCCAGATCGACGATCCGTCTGCACATGCCTCAAAAACAGTGTTTTGAGTGTACCTGGAATCAATGTTCCACGCCTTTCAGCACTCGCTAGGAATTGTGGGGTTCACTTGCCCTACAAGGTCACCCCTTCCATTAATTGCAACACGTAAGATCACTCACATCAACATCATACTGTAACATCTTTCAGCCGTTACTTTTCACTCAGATATATCAAAACttcatgcatatatatatatatatagtatatttaTACACATACTAACATCAAATTTTGGTTATTGTAGGATACCATAAGCAGTTTGCACAAGGGTTTACCCTTGGTGACGATATATACTTATTCGACAATAATAAGCAACAGAGAGGGAATAAAGATGGTTTAAATTCTCCGTCGTCTGAATCCCCCACTAGGGAGTATTTTATATGAAATGGGTGATGAACTCCATCTCcattaatgttataattaatgttgttgtttCTCCAATGTGATATTGGATTTTCTAtcactaatatatatttatattttcatataacatTGTCTCTCgctcttcttttatttttaatcttttgtttaattaaaaatgaatagcaAAAGCACTCTTCTATACTTAAGATTCtaaatatacataatatttattattgatgactaaatattgaattaataatataataaattgttagAAAACAAAATGTAGAATGAATTTATATCACGAGTTAGACTGAGAATATATTATCAGTTACAAAATCAAGTAATTTAGAAGTGTgaatgtcatatatatatatatatatatatatatatatatatatatatatatatattctccaatatatatatatatatatatatatatataaaagtgatgGAAAccaataataacaacaaaaaaatatcaaagcTGTATAAGTAATTCTTCCAAAAGGGTAAGAGTTTATGAgaaatacaataaaagaaaataaaaacaataattacaaaaaaaatatcaatacttTTAACGTGAGAAAACACTCTGAATGGAAGAAGTAAAAATCCACTAGCACAAGGTGAGACAATGCCTTAATCATCATATTAGAACAACAGTTTGCACTAAAATAAATCACTTATTACTCACGATCATTATTTATTGGTAATGCAAAAATTCATTGGTAATAGCATGTTTTTGTCATATTTCCGATGAGCAAAAATTCACCAGTATTTAGTCCTTCAACAAATGTTACAGACATATTATATCTATTGAAAAAACATATACTTAttgaaagatatatattttgataattattgacGGATTCTAATCTTTGTTTGAGTCATGTAACGTCCTCGACACTGGAAGTGGAAAAAGATGGTTGGTGCTTTAAACTATCGCTTTCTCCTCTATTTGTAGCAAGTTGTCCTGTCCCATAcagttttactttattcttttcatcGACGAGCTCAACCTAACTTATCATTCTCGATCCCTTTGCCTTTACGTTGAAACTATTTCTAGTTAGAATTTCTATTTCCTCAACCTATAACCTTACCATTTCCTCTTAAACATCTAGAATTAGTATTTGTCGaagttttcaatgttttgtctTCCATTATATCATTACAAAAGTTCTTGAAATTACCAACAAAATTTTATCGATGGAAATAAATTCATCGAAAAATTTGACTTACCGATGGATTTAATCgacaaattttgaattatttttactgACAAATTTTACTAACGGATTCATTATC
Coding sequences within:
- the LOC106759073 gene encoding non-specific lipid-transfer protein 1, translated to MASPLLFQVTCVLVVLIVGFGQIIPLAEADIPCGSLQLTVAPCIGYLTGPAGRPIPAACCNGVKRINNQAKSTPDRRSVCTCLKNSVLSVPGINVPRLSALARNCGVHLPYKVTPSINCNTIP